From the Sulfurimonas sp. C5 genome, one window contains:
- the pckA gene encoding phosphoenolpyruvate carboxykinase (ATP) produces MTINELEDLGLKNIGQVFHNLSYDELHKHELANGEVIKTTQGATTVDTGIFTGRSPLDKYFVERDPSNKYIAWGDVNKPVSAEIFDELFEVACEQLSNKDLYITDVFCGSSPASKRSVRFVSEIAWQSHFVKNMFIRPTSSELEVFKSDFTVLNACKTINDKWKEHGLNSEVFVMFDVERNIAIIGGTYYGGEMKKGIFSMMNYWLPLEGKLSMHCSANVGKDGDTALFFGLSGTGKTTLSTDPNRALIGDDEHGWDDHGVFNFEGGCYAKVINLDPKSEPEIYGAIKQDALLENVVTDDDGEVDYDDGSKTENTRVSYPIEHIANHKADLMAGHPKNIIFLTADAFGVLPPVSKLSREQAMYYFLSGYTAKVAGTERGITEPVATFSACFGEAFLPLHPTVYAKLLGEKIDKHGVNVYLVNTGWTGGKYGTGKRMSIKDTRECINSILDGSINNCEFETTDIFRLNIPKTLGEINPNVLNPKNAWKDKEEFEKTRNELANMFVNNFQKYQTADSEFDYSTAGPKI; encoded by the coding sequence ATGACTATTAACGAACTAGAAGATTTAGGACTAAAGAATATTGGTCAAGTCTTTCACAATTTGAGCTACGATGAGCTTCATAAGCACGAACTGGCCAATGGTGAAGTAATTAAGACCACGCAAGGTGCCACTACGGTAGATACTGGAATTTTTACAGGTCGTAGTCCACTAGACAAATACTTTGTTGAGCGTGATCCCTCAAATAAATATATCGCATGGGGCGATGTGAATAAACCCGTATCTGCTGAAATTTTTGACGAACTTTTTGAAGTTGCCTGTGAACAACTTTCAAACAAAGACTTATATATCACAGACGTTTTTTGTGGTTCATCTCCAGCTTCTAAGCGTTCTGTTCGCTTTGTATCTGAAATAGCTTGGCAATCTCACTTTGTAAAAAATATGTTTATCCGCCCTACTTCTTCTGAACTAGAAGTATTTAAATCAGACTTTACTGTACTTAATGCTTGTAAAACAATCAACGACAAATGGAAAGAACATGGTCTAAACTCTGAAGTTTTCGTAATGTTCGATGTTGAAAGAAACATAGCTATTATTGGTGGAACATACTACGGTGGAGAGATGAAAAAAGGTATCTTCTCTATGATGAACTACTGGTTACCACTTGAAGGTAAACTTTCTATGCACTGTTCTGCAAACGTAGGCAAAGATGGTGATACTGCACTATTCTTTGGTCTTTCAGGGACAGGAAAAACTACACTTTCAACAGATCCAAACCGCGCTTTAATCGGTGATGATGAGCATGGTTGGGATGATCACGGGGTATTTAACTTTGAAGGTGGATGTTATGCAAAGGTTATCAACCTTGATCCAAAAAGTGAACCTGAAATCTACGGAGCAATTAAACAAGATGCTCTTTTAGAAAACGTTGTTACAGATGACGACGGTGAAGTAGACTACGACGATGGTTCAAAAACTGAGAACACTCGTGTTTCTTATCCTATTGAACACATTGCAAATCACAAAGCTGATCTTATGGCAGGTCACCCGAAAAACATCATCTTCTTAACAGCAGATGCATTCGGTGTACTTCCTCCAGTATCTAAGCTAAGCCGTGAGCAAGCAATGTACTACTTCCTAAGTGGTTATACTGCAAAAGTAGCAGGAACTGAGCGCGGTATCACAGAACCTGTCGCAACTTTCTCAGCATGTTTTGGAGAAGCTTTCTTACCACTTCATCCAACAGTATATGCAAAACTTCTAGGTGAAAAAATTGACAAGCACGGTGTAAATGTTTACCTTGTGAACACTGGATGGACTGGTGGAAAATACGGTACAGGTAAAAGAATGAGCATCAAAGATACTCGTGAATGTATCAACTCAATTTTAGACGGTTCTATCAATAACTGTGAATTTGAAACTACTGACATCTTTAGATTAAACATTCCAAAAACTTTAGGTGAAATCAATCCTAATGTACTTAATCCTAAAAATGCTTGGAAAGATAAAGAAGAGTTTGAAAAAACAAGAAACGAACTTGCAAATATGTTCGTAAATAACTTCCAAAAATACCAAACTGCTGACAGTGAGTTTGACTACTCTACAGCTGGTCCGAAAATATAA